The window GTGCTTCCCAGTGAGCTGAGGGAGCACTGTGAATCCTCCTGGCTGTGGTTAGACATTTTCCTGGGTCTCCATCCATTTTGGCTGTGTGGAGGGGATGGGGTGTCCCTGGACCCCTAGCTTCGGCTTGGTTGGATTACCCAGGGCTGATGCGTGGGAAATGGCACCTCTGAGAAGGAGCAGAGACCACCTCTGGTCTCCTCCGTCCTGCTTGCCTGTGCCCAGGGACTCACAGCTGAGCAGCAGTTTGCCTCTAGAGATAGCGGTTCTGGGTTTGGGTGGTGGGATGCATTGCAGCCTCTCTTCTGAGGAAGGCACTGTTGGGCTCTTCTCAAGTTTGTTGATGTGCTCTGGTATATATTTTGGCTGGGTGCCGGAGGCAAGTGGTGGAAGGACCCACAGCTGAGTTGAGCGGTCCAAAACACCCAGGGTCTGAGCCCAGGGGTGCCATCAGGCGGTGCTGGAGCTCTGAAGCACGGCAGCATGCGGCTGCTCCGGCTGGAGATGGGCGTTCGGGGGCTGGAGGAGATGGCCCTGCTGTGGCCGAGCCCTGTGGAGGTAAGGTTTGCCGGGCAGTGCGGGCAGGTCCCCTGCGAGGCCGTGAGCTGACATCTCTTCCGAGTCCTcccctgctggggcaggagcagggaatgCTCCACCGTAGGCTGGCTCTGGAGCACGCTGGGTACCTGGGGATGGACACAACTCTGGTGACTTGTGTGACCCCAAGGCTTGGGTGTAGGAGGTAGGGACTGTCATTTTGGCTGGTCTTTATGTGTCCCTACCGTGTTTTTACATCAAAACCCAGGAGTCTATGAGTGCTTGCTGAATGCCACAGGTATGTGCAGTGACTAATCCTTCCTCCTTTGCCACAAAGGCTTTAATCTCTTGGGATGCCAGAAGGAGTTGCTTCTGTAAGTGGCTGAATGCTTGTCAGTGCTCTCACTGActtctgtgggttttgtggCACAGCTTGTCACAGGTCATGGCTACCGTGGTGGGCCACCATAATATCTGGATGACACTGGCGCGGGCAGGAGAGCCTTCAGCTGTGGAGGTGACCTCCAAGACACCCAGGGGACGGGGAAAGGTCGCTCTGGCTGGGTCCAGCCCAGCCACGGCTTTTTGAAGGGGACTTCTGCAGACCTCTGGTCCAACTTCCTACGCAAAGCAGGACCATCCCCAGTGCTAGCTCAGGCCAGCCCTGGTTTTCTCCAACCAAGCCTTGAAAGCCAAGGTGTAGACCCAAGGGAAAGAAGCTGCTTCCGAAGTGACACGCCTATCAAGAAAATGCAATTGGTATGAAAACTCAGGGTGGGTTTTGCAACAGGAAAACAACGCTGGGAAGCATATTGTTATATCTGGCGTGGGGAGGGCCCCTCTGGCATCTCCTAATTCCTGTGCAGGCTTGGCTTCTTGGTCCCTTGTAATCCACACTGCTTGCTGAAGTGGCTATTTCAGTAATTTGGTCTGTCTCTGATGTCCCCAGGCATGGCCCGCAACGTCttgcctgtgtctgtgtgcagtTGAGGCTGGTGAGCAGGCTGTAATTCCTTCCTTCTTGCTGTCCTTCCCGCCTTCCTTCCACACGCAGTTTGAAGGGCTACAGACTAAAAGCACCTTAAAATGGTGATTTGCACCAATGGATCCAGCCTGCAGTTGTGGCCACTGCTGTTCGGCAGCTGGGCAGGACAAGTGCCAGCAGGAGAGATGAGGTTTAGCAATGCTGTTTGCCTACAGCATCACGGGCAATCTGATCTCTCCTTCCTTCGACCATCACAGCAGTTTAAACCCAGGACGTTCTCACCCTCATGGGGAGACACAGGCACCGAGATGTTGGTGGTGGACTTGAAGGCAGAGCAAGACTCAAGttgaaactttattttaatgggTGATAGTGAGTTTTTTCTGTTGCCCACATGGTGCTGTGCAGTGGGTAGGTgttcctgttttcctgagcagcCCAGGAAATCCTTTCCATGCTGGAAGGATGCTGGGAAAATGCACCCAGACACCTCCTCTGGGAGGCAGGGAGTCTTTTCTAGCTCCTGCAACAGGGTCACCAGGGAAATGGACTTCGCTGGACCTGTCCTGAAGTCTGGATCCCCTtgggctggggtgctggggatggCAGGGCACACCAGGAGCACATGACGACGAGCTATAAACCATCTAaggatgggatggagcagggggGCTCCTGCAGAATGGAGCTCCGACATGACCCCTCCTGCTCTCAGGGAAAGCATCCTGATGCTTGTCCCAGAGAGGGGGTGGCTGGAGGCTGCTTGTCCCACACTGCAGTTGCAACTGGACCAGGATCCGGTGGGAAGGGTCAGCAAGACATGCTTGGGGTGGGTTCCTAACTGCACAGGGGATTGGGAAGTTTTAGGAGGTGGATTTTGGTGGGAGGTAGTACTGACATATTAAGACACCTCTACAAATACAAGACTTAAGCCGGTGGCCCTCCACCCGCACAATGTGGTTGTGGCTCTCAGGTGGACAATGGGCTCTCCAAGGCCGGTCACATCCCCGCAGATCAGCCACCCCCACCTGGAGAGGGGGCTCGCTTGTGCCAGGTGATGAGCGGCGACACCAGCGGGCTTCAACACTCAAGGTGGTAACCataaaagcagctctgtggggtCAAACCAGAGATCTGGGTAGCCTCCGCTAGTGTCTGGAGGAGGAGGCCTGGGGAAGGGCAAAAGGGCAGGACAGCAGCCGCAGACGTGGCTTTCCCTgagcccctgccagccccagctgtgCCTGGCTCAGACCCCGCCCCCGCCCCTGGCCAGATGTGGCCTCTTTCCATTTCATCCCCTGCATCCCCTGGGGACCCCCGGCCCTCACCACCCGTGTGCCACTGGGTGCTCTTGCTCAGCtggcttcagcagagctgcaggatgctgctgaGTGCCCAGTGCCAGGCAGAGGGTCCTGTATGGTGCCACAGCTGGCATGGTTTGGGCTCGAAACACTCAAAGCACGTTGCAGCATCAGGCATTGGCAGCACTGCCAGCGATGCCGGAACTTCACAGCATTTGCTTGTGCCTCCGGCGCATCCACCATCCTGCTCACACCAAACCCGTTATCCCCCAGGCGCTGCGGAGAAGTGAGATGTGGTTGTTGCTGGTGGGCCTGTGCCTGGCCCCGGGGTTGGGCGACGCCATCCCACATGCCAGAGTGAGCCACGACAACCCGGAGCAGTTCATGAACATCGTAAGTGCCATGGGGTCAAACTCACCCCCCGCGGGACCCGGGCTTCCCCAGGTGGTGTGTCTCAAGTCCTCCCCGAGGGACTTGCCATATTGTCCCCATCCCTTACTCTGGCATCTACACCTGGGGCTTGGGGCATCAAGAGTTTCCTATATTTGTATGTGTGTCACTCACGTCATGCCCTCAGCTTAAGGTTGGCCTCTCCCTGGTCTTCCTCTAAGGTAGATGGACCTTCAGGTCTCGTATGTGCAGGCAGAGGTGGCACTGGAGAGGGCAGGTGGTGGGAGTCGGTGTCATTGGGTCAGGTGTGGGATGATGGACACCGGTGGGTCACTCTCTCCCTTTGGACTGTTGTCCCTGCAGAGCCAGAAGATCCGTTTCCACGGGTATCCCAGCGAGGAGTACGACGTGCAGACAGAGGATGGCTACTTCCTCAGCCTCAACCGGATTCCCCACGGCAAGGGGGATGCTGGGCACTCAGGTGGGCTCGGTTTCACCGAGGGTGAAGCAGCCATGGCCCTGCTCAGAGATGAGGCAGCGTGCAAGGGGAAGCCCGTGTGAATGCCCGTGCCTTCAGACACCGTTTCGGCAGCTGGAAGGGTGATGCGAAGCTTTTGCCCAGCTGCCTTGAGCTGTCCCTGGGGATGCAGGAGCTCAGCATTGTGTTTCACTGCATCCGGGATGGGGCAGCGCGACCCAGTGAGCCCCAGGGGCTCCTTCCCTGGAGCAAACCCCTTGCCCTGGTCCAAGGTTTCCTGATAGCTCAGAGCCAGGGGTGGCAAAAGTCcttcaaacaaaaacaacaccagcagagacagggaaatCATGGGAGAAGGGAATATTTAAGGTAGAGCCTGCAGAAAATAATACTGAGAGGCATAGGgccattttatttccatatgGGAAGGGGTTGTGTTGTGTGAAGTATCCGATTTCTCCTCTTTCAGGATCCAAGTCACCCGTGTTGATAGTCCATGGGTTCAGCTTAGATGGTGGTGACTGGGTGGACAACCTTCCCAACAGCAGCCTGGGCTTCATCCTCGCAGACGCAGGGTACGACGTCTGGATCGGAAACAGCCGGGGCAACAGCTGGTCCCGCCGGCACCTGAACCTTTCTGTCGACCAAGAGGAGTTTTGGGATTTCAGGTGAGAAGGCTGGGTAGGCCTGTTGTGCCCATTACAAAAAAGGAAGGATGGGGCGGGGATGCTGGGCTGCCATCGCCAACCACCTGATGTCCGTGGGAGGCTGGGAGATGAGCATCTCCTCCAGGTTCTCCCCTTGCTCCCCAGCTTCCACGAGATGGCCATGTACGACCTCCCCACCATGGTGGGCTTCATCCTAAGGCAAACCGGCCAGGAGAAACTGTTCTACGTTGGCCACGCTCAGGGCAACTCTCTGGGTgagtgaggaggaggagcaggcgGTGGGCGGGAGCGGGATGCCGGGATGCCACAGGTGAGGGGCATCGATGTCTGTTCCAAACTGGAGActgctggggacagggctgcGTTGGCCCGTGTGTGTTGGCCACTTTCCCCACCTGACTCCTTGGTCCTTCTGCATGGGAGAGGATCGCTGTGTCTTGCCCAGCCGTCCTGGGCTGTGCTCACATCCAGGAGTGCTGCAGCTTCGTTTTGTTCAGACCCTGTGTCTCAAACAGGAGGTCTGGGATGAGTGCTGTCGCTGTTGGGGTTATCGTCGTGATCTCTTACTGCTTTTCAGGTTTCATAGCATTTTCAAGCATGCCGCACCTGGCTGAGAAAATCAAACTCTTCTTTGCGCTGGCTCCTCTCTACACCTTTCATCATGTCAAAGGCCCCATTTTAAAGATAGCTTTTTTACCAGACGCAGTGCTGAAGGTATGTGAGGTGTTTGTGTGTTATCACTACTGAAACTCAGGAGCTTTTGGCAGCTCACGTCCCCCGCGTTACCGCTGTGCACTGAGCTCATGCTTGCGGCAGGCACTGGGGACGCGTGTGGGGAGACGAGCGATCCCAAGATCCCAAAGAGCAGGGATGTCCCTCTCGACCCAGTTGAGCACAACCAGTTTTCACTCTTTAAAATATCCGTACCTCTCTATCATTGCTGCTTATGTTTCTGCTTATTGACCTCACCACGCCCCAGTCCCATAGCCAAGGAGCTGCTCAGAGGCATCCCCACAGCACCTCCCTTCCACCCTCTGCTCCAGTGGCTGGagaagggctggaaggggaGGTGGCACTCTCCTTGGACGTGCTCCACCTGAGGAGCATGTGTCAATGGAGATGGCAGATGAATGGTATGAGTCTGACCATCCTGGGCTGAGCTTTGGAAGCCGGTACCTTAGAGATGATGCACCAGGACGATGGGGATGATGACATTGGCTTGGAAAGGACAGTGATGTTTTCATGCTGCTCTGAGAGTCGGGTGCAACCATGGGTCAACCTCCTTGAGAGCCTGGCTAGCCCAAATGTGTCAACAACGATATTGAGGCATTGCCTATCAGCGCTAGCTGGGAACAAGCGGTTCCCATGGGGAGGGGTTGTGTGTTGCAGGACCTGCTGTGACCTGTTCCCTTGCTCTCTTGCAGGCAATATTTGGAACAAAACAGCTGACtctggtggggaggaaggagagagccACCCTTGCCAAGACGTGCAGCAACCTGCTAACAGCTGAAGTCTGTGAAAATGAGATCTTCCTTATTGGCGGGTACAACAGGAAGAACTTGAACGTGGTGGGTGCATCAGGCTCTCTAGGTCACAGCCACCTCCAGTTTTCCTAGACACCTGGAGATAGCtaatgagacagaaaaatgagtataaaaacccaaaataagGTATGAAAAGCACTGTTCAAGGCAGCAGTTATTTGGAGATTTCTTTCAGTGGTGTGGGGGTGTTAAACCTAACAGAGGCTTCGGTAGGAAAGAATCGCTTGTGATCTTGTCTGCACAAGAAAGGTAACTCCTGCCTCATTTTCTGATGACCTGCAAcaactttgcagaaaaaaattacaaaaaattgACTGGACcagtttatttccattttaaagcgGTGGTTAACTGGTTTACCTTTAAAAGCTACTCCTAGCTCTGAACAGAATAAAGCTGCTGGAGCATATAACGTTTATATTGCAGCTATAAgacagaatgattttttttgacTAGATGGATTTTCATCATTCACAACTCActtagaaaatactttctttttcctgcagagCCGACTGGATGTATACCTAGCTCATTTTCCAGACTACACATCAGTAAAAACTCTTCTCCACTGGGGACAGGTAGAGACTCTGATTTTATAACAACTGTAACcgatgctttttcttttaatctgtgaATACGGTATTTTACGATGCTGCTTCATTCGCCCTGGAGACAGCTAAGGAGGTAGAATCAGACAAAGCcaataaaagtgatttttaagtTGCTGCACCAAGGTGACGCAAAAGCCACAGCTGTTAGCTACTGCTTCTGGCTGGCCAAGGCAGAGCCACCCAGACGCCAGCCTCTGTCCCGCGTAAGGACCCCATGTAGGTGTTTTTGGGACTCCCTCTTTGCTCTGGCCCACGGGACGGGCACCAGCCCCgacagcagggctgtgctgggcagagAGCACTCACCTGGACCCTACTGCTGCCCTTTGCTTGTGCACGGGGTTAACCCTTTGCCTCTGCCTTCCAGACTGCCAAAACCGGGGAGTTCAAGCAGTTTGACTATGGGGAGAAGAACCAGGAGAAGTACAACCAGGTAAATGGgcacttagaatcatagaatatctcaagttgaaAGGGACCtataaggatcatcaagtccaactccctgctccacgcaggactacctaaaactaaagCATGTGACTAAGAGCGTTGTCCAgacgctccttgaactctgacaggcttggtgctatgcccacttccctggggaccctgttccagtgactgaccacCCTCTTAGTGAAGAACCCTTTCCTAATGTCCaacctgaacttcccctgatgcgGTTTCATAGTCATTCACAACTGTTGCTTTTGCCCTACTTCTGTGTTTCTTATCTAAGCAGGAATGTCCTTTCAAACTGACGTCAGGTTGGAATATGTGCAGGACTTCACAGCCCAT is drawn from Gavia stellata isolate bGavSte3 chromosome 9, bGavSte3.hap2, whole genome shotgun sequence and contains these coding sequences:
- the LOC104263035 gene encoding lipase member M, with the translated sequence MWLLLVGLCLAPGLGDAIPHARVSHDNPEQFMNISQKIRFHGYPSEEYDVQTEDGYFLSLNRIPHGKGDAGHSGSKSPVLIVHGFSLDGGDWVDNLPNSSLGFILADAGYDVWIGNSRGNSWSRRHLNLSVDQEEFWDFSFHEMAMYDLPTMVGFILRQTGQEKLFYVGHAQGNSLGFIAFSSMPHLAEKIKLFFALAPLYTFHHVKGPILKIAFLPDAVLKAIFGTKQLTLVGRKERATLAKTCSNLLTAEVCENEIFLIGGYNRKNLNVSRLDVYLAHFPDYTSVKTLLHWGQTAKTGEFKQFDYGEKNQEKYNQATPPLYRIEDMMVPTALWSGGEDWVNPPLETRRLLPRITNLVRHEHFPDWNHFDHHWGRDAPQRMYRQIVALMEQNP